In one Gammaproteobacteria bacterium genomic region, the following are encoded:
- a CDS encoding metalloregulator ArsR/SmtB family transcription factor, which yields MGRTARHRAAVSLSDAAPIFTALGDETRLHIVGRLCREGPLSITRLTDGTRISRQAVTKHLQVLSEAGLVRGQRRGRERIWRIEGRRLETVRRYLNEISAQWDEALERLQALVEEDRGSRAGRAPRR from the coding sequence TTGGGTCGAACGGCGCGGCACCGCGCAGCCGTCAGCCTTTCCGATGCGGCGCCGATCTTCACGGCGCTCGGCGACGAGACTCGCCTGCACATCGTCGGGCGCCTCTGCCGCGAAGGGCCGCTCTCGATCACGCGGCTCACCGACGGCACGCGCATTTCGCGCCAGGCAGTCACGAAGCACCTGCAGGTGCTCTCCGAGGCGGGCCTCGTACGCGGACAGCGGCGAGGCCGGGAGCGCATCTGGCGGATCGAAGGGCGGCGGCTCGAGACCGTGCGCCGGTACCTGAACGAGATCTCGGCGCAGTGGGACGAGGCGCTCGAGCGGCTCCAGGCGCTGGTCGAGGAGGACCGCGGGTCGAGGGCCGGCAGGGCGCCCCGGCGTTGA
- a CDS encoding SRPBCC family protein translates to MSDITDRIEKKVLLRAPRDRVWRAITDAKEFGTWFGVELDAPFVAGRRVPGRIVPTKVDADVAKLQEPHAGVACDFMIERIEPMSLFSFRWHPSAVEPGADYSAEPTTLVVFELEETAEGTLLTITESGFDAIPIERRAEAFKSNEGGWAIQTQLIKKYVERSV, encoded by the coding sequence ATGTCAGACATCACCGACCGCATCGAAAAGAAGGTTTTGCTGCGCGCACCGCGCGACCGGGTCTGGAGAGCGATCACGGACGCAAAGGAATTCGGGACCTGGTTCGGCGTCGAGCTCGACGCGCCGTTCGTCGCGGGCCGAAGAGTCCCGGGAAGGATCGTGCCGACGAAGGTCGACGCCGACGTGGCCAAGCTGCAGGAGCCGCACGCCGGCGTCGCGTGCGACTTCATGATCGAGCGCATCGAGCCGATGTCCCTGTTCTCGTTCCGTTGGCACCCGTCCGCGGTCGAGCCCGGCGCCGACTACTCGGCCGAGCCGACGACCCTCGTCGTGTTCGAGCTCGAGGAGACGGCGGAGGGCACGCTCTTGACGATCACCGAGTCCGGGTTCGACGCCATTCCGATCGAGCGCCGGGCGGAAGCGTTCAAGTCGAACGAGGGCGGATGGGCGATCCAGACGCAGCTCATCAAGAAGTACGTCGAGCGGAGTGTCTAA